The genome window CCCAATTAGTATCACAGACATTAGCCAGAATACGTTAGGACAAGAGCTGAAGGTCATGACTCAAAATGGTGACTTAACCAATAATTGGTGGGATACCTATTTTGGCCTTCGTACAGTTGAAGCCAAGTCATTGACAGATAACACGCCTCTAACTCATGTCAATCTGGAACGCTATGATGTGCAGAATCGCGCTGATTTTTTATCCTTAAAGGGGCTAAGTGAAGGCGTCCATGATATAGAGGTCACTATCACCGACAAGATTGGTACTATAGCTAAAACCATCACAAAAGTAGATATTGATACAATATCCCCGTCATTTGATATCAGTTATGAGTCAGGTTCAATGCCAGAGACTATTTCCGACATACGAGATATCTTGGTAACACTAATGGATATGCACAGTTCACATGTTGTTGAAGCACACCTAACGGGTGCGTCAAGTAACGAAAATATCTTCCTTGGCATAGTTAACAATAATAATACCGCAACCTTTGAGCTTCCTCGTATTTTTCCAACTCTAATCGAAAATGAGCGTTATCAGTTAAAAATTGTCGCTGAAGATAGCTATAGAAATCAATCGACTGTGACTATCTCATTTGGATACATACCAAAGGGACTGATTACGCTAGAAGCGCAAACAACGTTGCCGGTTAGTCACCCGCTAAAAGACATCAATGACAATGCCATAGCGCGTTTTGTCAACAATTATCCATTAGTCACCGACAGTGGCATGATGGCCACCGGTAATCAAGATACGTACATAACGAATCGAAAAACGTCGGACTTCGCAGTTATGGTGATAATAGATGGGGTTAAAGAGACGGTAGAACCGGGGACAACCAGTCGAACGTCCCTCGACCTAGGAAATACCGGTTCGACATTTGAGATCCCTATTTACCCCGCTAGACCGGGCGAACTTGGTACTGCAAGCATAATGCTCGATATTCCACAGTTAAGAAGTATCCATGATTAATGTTAAGCGCTGAAAGTGCTCACAAGCCCAGCAAGCTCTATTGCTGAATAATGTTTTAAGAACTTGAGCACTATTTCACACCTGGTTATCTCTAGGATTGACCCTACAGCTTCTGGGCTTCCATTAAACTGGTAACGTGACATTGCCGTGTATCTTGTTTGGTTTCAGATTTAAATGCAGTCAAACAAGGAAGGTCTCGCGGAGTTTCTATTTGAGATCCCTCAACTGAAGTCCATTTACTGAGATAAAAATTTAGACTAAATGGGTCGCTTAATCCCACATAGTAGATGATTCGAACGCTAGCCTTGTATGAATCAAGCGCTAGTCGGAGTCGAATATGAAAAAGGTAATGCTCTTCTTTTTACTTTGCATGCCATTTAGTCACGTAATCTCAGCTGAACTGATAAGCATGCACAACTGGGTGCAAGTTGGTGCCCCAAGCTCCGGTGATTGGAACGTTGCTGAAGACGGCAATAGCGTCTATCAAAGTATCAACGGTCATCCAACAGCCTTTGTGTCTAGTGAGAAATACTCTTACCGAACATTTCGGGGAGTAATTCAAGTAAGTGAAGGTGTCGGCGACGACGATTACATCGGCATGATCTACGGCGAACCCGCTGGAGGGGGCTTTTATCTATTCAGCTGGAAGCAAGGTGCTACGGGAGCAAAAAACGGTTATACCCTACTCTATTTTGATGGAACGCTTGACGAAATGTCACACTATGGATGGTTAGTGCATGACGAAGAAAAAGGTGTCAACACCATTCTTGGCAAGAAAGAAGGTGTCGGTTGGGTGCATGGCCAAGAGTACGCATTTGAGCTTCAAGCGTATCCGGATAGGCTTGTCGCCAAAATTGATGGTCAAGTAATTTTCGATGTGAATGACCTTGAGATACCAGAGTCAAGATTCGGCTTCTACAACTGGTCACAAGGTGGAGTCCGTTACAACTCTATAGAACAGCTCTACCCTCCAATAGCAGAAAGTTTAGAGTTTGATTCAATGCAGGGTAAATCTCTACGAATCCTAGCCGCATACTCCGACCAGAATAGTGGTGACGTACATACCTGCTCGTATTCCTCACCAGAGTACGGTTACGTTTGGAGTAAATCCAACTGTTCTTTTATCTATTTTCCGTCGCCAGAGCATGCTGGGGTCGACTACTTCACCTACACCGTTACGGATAATTCAGGTCTCAGTACCACTGCAACAGTAAGAGTCAAGAACCAGATTGGTGGCAGCTACTTCGAGATGCCACATCAAGTAGAAGCGAACAAGACTTATTCTATCTCTCTAAACCAACTAGCCCCAACAGAATCAGAGTTTCCAAGACCACAGATCAACATCGTAAACAAACCGAGCTTTATCACTTATAACAGCCAAACAGACAGTCTGGAAATAACCCCCCTAATCAGCGATCTTGGGCTACACAAAAACATTGAGGTAACGTTCACACAGGGGGATGTGGAATATACTTCAGGCTCCTATGATCTATTAGTTCATCAGCCCGCATCCGATATTTCTTTAACTCAAAGCACGGGGGCGCCACCAGCGAATAGATTACTTCGCACTATCAATGAAAAACCTGCTCATGCTTTCAGACTACCGCCAATACATACCGTTCAAAACCACCTAGCAACTGGCATCCACAAAGCTATCGTTCACTCCAACAGTACCAATGAAGCATCGTTTATCGTATCTAATAAAGATATCAAGCCAGGAGATACTAGTGAGATCTATATCGACCTCACAGAAGAAGGTACGCACATTAACATTTACGCGTCAGACACATCGTCTCGTATCCTCGATGTGAAATTAGAAATCCCGAACCTCTGGTCACCAAATGACCTCTACTACATTAGAAGCTCTGCATGCAGCAACGCATATTTCACACCATATCGATGTCAGACGACCCTAGAGATAAATGGGAACCTGGCAATCGAGGATGATATACAAGTCATCGTATACAACACGGAAGACAATGAATTCCACACCATGAGCGTCGATCATTTCTTGACTAAACTACCTTCTTTTGAGAGCTGGCTTCAAACCCTACCGGAGTTGAGAGATGAGCACCTAGTCTTGGTGAACTGCAATTATGGACCTTATGGTACTGGGCGCTGCCAGCAGATATTTAACCTCACAAAAACAGCATTGGGGCTTGTAGAAGATACACGAGCGAAGTTTCAAAAAGGCACAGGCTTATGGGTGTTCAATAATAATAAAGGCGTACTTTGGCAATCTAATGACTACATCAACACTATTGGCTGGGGCAGTTCTACGACAGTATGGTTCCATTCTGATGAACTCTGACAACGCAAGTGAGGGGAGAACTAACTCTGTTTTTTTTCTCCCGAAGTACCTAGCATTAAAGAGCTCGACTCTACCTTTTCAATGACTGCGTTAAGTGACTCAAACTCTATCGCATGATCAACCAGTAAGCCTTTACCTTGGCCACTTTGTGCTGTGCCATCACCCATATCCCCCATACCGCGAAGTAACAGATCGGCTTTGGCTAGAGAAAAACCATCTTCATTTTCACAAAGCGTCTTTAAGCGTATCAAGGAGTCGTCAGAGATAGGCTTTGTTGGAATCAAATCACAATACCCGACACCTCCAGAGCGGGCAACTCGCCCTCGGATTTGATGAAGTTGCATCAGCCCCAAGTTTTCAGGATTAATAATCACCACATGCATCAAGTTTGGAATAGTCACTCCAACCTCAACGAAGGTGGTGCTCACCAAGATTCGACCACAGCCTGATTTCATGTCAGTCATGGCCTGATCATTCACCTCTTTTGATAGACCGCCATGAGCCAATTTCACGCTATCTTTGCCGTAAACTTCTACCCAGTCTTGATATAAGCTCTGTGCGTCGACACGATCCTGCTGACTTCCCTCCTGCAAAGACTCTCGCTTGGTGCAAATAAACAGTACCTTGAAGCCTTTTGCTACCGTATCCTGAACTCTGTGTACCACATCGACGACTTGATTATGCGAAAACAGTTCGGTCAAGACTTGTCTAGGGGTATGGTATCGAGTGATAGCAAAATATGGCACCATACCTAGCTCTAGCATCGCTTGAGTGCGCGGTATGCAGGTTGCAGAACTTAGTAGTAAGTGAGTTCGACCTACTGTAACAAGCTCCGCCTCTTTTTGCGAAACGCCCAAACGCTGCTCTTCATCGACCCAAA of Vibrio sp. CB1-14 contains these proteins:
- a CDS encoding Ig-like domain-containing protein, which gives rise to MKKVMLFFLLCMPFSHVISAELISMHNWVQVGAPSSGDWNVAEDGNSVYQSINGHPTAFVSSEKYSYRTFRGVIQVSEGVGDDDYIGMIYGEPAGGGFYLFSWKQGATGAKNGYTLLYFDGTLDEMSHYGWLVHDEEKGVNTILGKKEGVGWVHGQEYAFELQAYPDRLVAKIDGQVIFDVNDLEIPESRFGFYNWSQGGVRYNSIEQLYPPIAESLEFDSMQGKSLRILAAYSDQNSGDVHTCSYSSPEYGYVWSKSNCSFIYFPSPEHAGVDYFTYTVTDNSGLSTTATVRVKNQIGGSYFEMPHQVEANKTYSISLNQLAPTESEFPRPQINIVNKPSFITYNSQTDSLEITPLISDLGLHKNIEVTFTQGDVEYTSGSYDLLVHQPASDISLTQSTGAPPANRLLRTINEKPAHAFRLPPIHTVQNHLATGIHKAIVHSNSTNEASFIVSNKDIKPGDTSEIYIDLTEEGTHINIYASDTSSRILDVKLEIPNLWSPNDLYYIRSSACSNAYFTPYRCQTTLEINGNLAIEDDIQVIVYNTEDNEFHTMSVDHFLTKLPSFESWLQTLPELRDEHLVLVNCNYGPYGTGRCQQIFNLTKTALGLVEDTRAKFQKGTGLWVFNNNKGVLWQSNDYINTIGWGSSTTVWFHSDEL